A part of Carettochelys insculpta isolate YL-2023 chromosome 1, ASM3395843v1, whole genome shotgun sequence genomic DNA contains:
- the METTL21C gene encoding protein-lysine methyltransferase METTL21C, with protein sequence MISTQPLPLPNKMQRATDCPGKEKEFGEQKPEYQDGSDCPDYSPAAADYNSESPRILKILQKWVPTVSPYFDKEHYCYADQQITIQESIEHFGAVVWPGALALSQYLESNQQEINLKDKKVLEIGAGTGLVSIVASILGAYVTATDLPEVLENLQWNISRNTQHMNIHQPEVRKLVWGENLSEDFPKSTYHYDFILASDVVYHHDSLDPLLTTMAYLCQPGTVVLWANKFRFSTDFEFLEKLGNILLVTLLAEFPESSIKLFKVTVKEN encoded by the exons ATGatctccacacagcccctgccactccccaACAAAATGCAAAGAGCAACGGACTGcccagggaaagaaaaagagTTTGGTGAACAGAAACCTGAATATCAGGATGGGTCTGATTGCCCTGACtattctccagcagcagcagactacaattcag AATCACCAAGAATTCTTAAAATACTGCAGAAGTGGGTTCCTACAGTTTCCCCGTATTTTGACAAAGAGCATTATTGTTATGCAGACCAGCAAATCACTATTCAAGAATCAATAGAGCACTTTGGAGCTGTCGTATGGCCTGGT GCACTGGCTTTATCTCAGTACCTGGAATCAAATCAACAGGAGATCAACCTAAAAGACAAAAAGGTACTTGAAATTGGTGCTGGAACAGGACTGGTGTCCATTGTGGCTAGTATACTAG GAGCTTATGTTACAGCTACTGATTTGCCTGAAGTACTTGAAAATCTCCAGTGGAATATTTCAAGAAATACACAACACATGAACATACACCAACCTGAAGTGAGGAAGCTGGTGTGGGGAGAAAACCTCAGTGAAGACTTTCCTAAATCAACTTACcattatgattttattttggcaAGTGATGTTGTTTATCACCATGACTCTCTGGATCCATTGCTAACAACAATGGCATATTTATGTCAGCCAGGGACAGTAGTGTTATGGGCAAACAAGTTCCGATTCAGTACAGATTTTGAATTTTTAGAGAAACTTGGCAACATATTACTTGTTACTCTTCTTGCAGAATTTCCAGAATCAAGCATCAAGTTGTTTAAAGTTACAGTGAAAGAGAATTAA